The sequence TGGGATTGACGGCGGCGACCATCACGGATTTTTCCTCTCCCGCGGCCAAGACCGCCGCCGCGCCTGCTCCCCGTCCGCAAAAATCATCGCTTAATCTTTCTTTCTCGCTCGCCGGTCTCTTGCCGGTGCGGCTCAGCCGGAAACAATTAATGGTGTTTACGCGCCAGTTGGCGACCATGATTGACGCCGGCGTGCCGCTGTTGCGCGCCCTGCAAATCATTCAAAAACAGGAAAAAAACGCGGGCCTCAAACGGATGACCGGGGAATTATGCGAAGCGGTTGAAAGCGGCAGCACCTTTGCCGAAGCGCTGGGGCAGCATCCGAAAATATTTGACAAGCTGTTTGTCAACATGGTCAAGGCCGGGGAAATAGGCGGCGTGCTGCAGCTGACCCTGGGCCGTCTGGCGGAATTTATTGAAAAGGCCGAAAAGATCAAGACCAAGGTCAAGGGCGCCATGATATATCCGGTCGTGGTCTTAACCATGGCGCTCGGCATTCTGGCTTTTCTGCTCATCAAAATTGTTCCGAAATTCACGGAAATTTTCAAGGATTTGCTGGGCGGCGCGCCGTTGCCGGCCTTGACGCAGTTTGTCGTTAACGCCAGCGAAAGCCTGATGCACCGCGCGCCCGTGGTCATCGGCGTTCTGGCCGGGATCATTGTGGTTTTCAACCTCATCGTCCGGACGAAAATCGGCCGTTACTGGTTTGATGTCGTCAAGCTGAAAATGCCCGTTGTCGGCTCCCTCGTTTTGCGGGTCGGCATTTCGCGTTTTACCAGAACCCTCGGCACTCTGCTGAATTCGGGCGTCCAGATCCTGCAGGCGTTGAATATTGTCCGTGATACGGCCGGCAACGAGTTCATTGCCAAGGCCGTGCAGTCCATTCATGACAGCATTAAGGAAGGCGAATCGGTGGCCACGCCGCTGGAACAATCGGGCGTGTTCCCCACCATGGTGGTGAGCATGATCGCCGTCGGCGAAGAAACCGGCCGCCTGCCGGATATGCTCGTTAAAATTGCCGAAACCTATGATACCGAGGTGGACGCGGCGGTTGATGGATTGACCTCGGTCATAGAGCCGATTCTTATTATTTTCCTGGCGTTGATCGTCGGCACAATCGTCATCGCCATGTTCATGCCCATGATCGGGATTATCCAGACCATGGGGAAATAGCGCGTTTTTTAAACAATTATTTCAGAAATCGGGTTTGCAGGATCAACAAAAAACGTCAGAAACTGCCGGCCTCATTTTTTCTCAGACCCGATGTGGTCGCAATCAGCCGGGAACTCCTGGGAAAAGGCCTTTTCACCAGGATAAACCGCGGCGCGGTTACCGGGGGCATTATTGTTGAAACGGAGGCTTATGCCGGCCCTCATGACTGCGCTTCGCATGCTTATAATGGCAGAATTTCCAGACGCACGGCGGTGATGTACCGCCCGGGGCCGGTGGCGTATGTGTATTTATGTTATGGACTTCATTGGCTCTTTAATGTCATCACCAACATTGAAGGCGTGCCGCATGCGGTCCTGATCCGGGCGATTCAGCCGGTTGCGGGGCTTGCCTTGATGCTTAAACGGCGGGGCAAAAACAGGGCCGCGGGTTTGACTTCCGGCCCCGCGATGCTCGCCCGGGCCCTGGGCATTTGCGGCCGGCATTCCGGCGTCAGCCTGTTGGGAAACGAAATCTGGCTGGAAGAAGGCCGGCGGGTTTCGCCGGAAATGATCTGCGCGGTCCCGCGCATTGGCGTTGACTACGCCGGGAAGGATGCCTTGCGGCCCTGGCGGTTTTATCTGCGCGGCAATCCATGGGTCAGCCGGAACTGAACGGCGGATATAAAATTTAAATGAAAGCTACGTATAGCATGAAAAAACACAATGAACATGCCGCGCCCCGCGAAGCATGCGGACTGTTCGGGGTTTATGATGTTCCCCGCGCGACGATGCTTATATATCAGGGGCTTTTTGCGCTCCAGCATCGCGGTCAGGAGGGATGCGGGATTGCCGTCAGCGATGGAGGATGCGTCCGTTCCAGCAAAGGAATGGGATTGGTTGACTCCGTTCTGACCAGGCATACCTGCGCGGCCCTGCCGGGACACATCGGCATCGGCCATGTCCGCTATTCAACCACCGGTTCCAATCTGCCGCAGAACGTCCAGCCGCTGGTCGTTGAATGTTCCGACGGCATATGGGCCATCGCCCATAACGGCAATCTCGTTAATGCCGGCAGTCTGCGCCGGATGTACCAGGAAGCCGGCGCTATTTTTCAGACAAGCACCGACAGCGAGGTCCTCGTGCATCTGTTGGCCGACCCGATGTTCCGCAACCGCCCGCGGCGCGTCGCCAGGTCCCTGAACGAATTAAAAGGGGCATTTGCCTTTTTAATTATGACCAGGGATTGCGTCATGGCCGCCCGCGACCCGTTCGGCTTCAAGCCGCTTTCCATCGGCCGGCTGGGGAAAGGCTATGTTTTTGCCAGCGAAACCTGCGCCTTGAATCAAATCGGGGCCGAATTTATCCGCGACGTCCGGCCGGGCGAACTGGTGGTGGCCGATCAGACCGGTCTGAACAGTTTTGCTTTCGCCGATCCCAGTCCGGAA comes from Kiritimatiellia bacterium and encodes:
- a CDS encoding type II secretion system F family protein → MPKFKYAATDSAGNEKNGIVEAVNRPAALLRLREMGLTAATITDFSSPAAKTAAAPAPRPQKSSLNLSFSLAGLLPVRLSRKQLMVFTRQLATMIDAGVPLLRALQIIQKQEKNAGLKRMTGELCEAVESGSTFAEALGQHPKIFDKLFVNMVKAGEIGGVLQLTLGRLAEFIEKAEKIKTKVKGAMIYPVVVLTMALGILAFLLIKIVPKFTEIFKDLLGGAPLPALTQFVVNASESLMHRAPVVIGVLAGIIVVFNLIVRTKIGRYWFDVVKLKMPVVGSLVLRVGISRFTRTLGTLLNSGVQILQALNIVRDTAGNEFIAKAVQSIHDSIKEGESVATPLEQSGVFPTMVVSMIAVGEETGRLPDMLVKIAETYDTEVDAAVDGLTSVIEPILIIFLALIVGTIVIAMFMPMIGIIQTMGK
- a CDS encoding DNA-3-methyladenine glycosylase yields the protein MNKKRQKLPASFFLRPDVVAISRELLGKGLFTRINRGAVTGGIIVETEAYAGPHDCASHAYNGRISRRTAVMYRPGPVAYVYLCYGLHWLFNVITNIEGVPHAVLIRAIQPVAGLALMLKRRGKNRAAGLTSGPAMLARALGICGRHSGVSLLGNEIWLEEGRRVSPEMICAVPRIGVDYAGKDALRPWRFYLRGNPWVSRN
- the purF gene encoding amidophosphoribosyltransferase, encoding MKKHNEHAAPREACGLFGVYDVPRATMLIYQGLFALQHRGQEGCGIAVSDGGCVRSSKGMGLVDSVLTRHTCAALPGHIGIGHVRYSTTGSNLPQNVQPLVVECSDGIWAIAHNGNLVNAGSLRRMYQEAGAIFQTSTDSEVLVHLLADPMFRNRPRRVARSLNELKGAFAFLIMTRDCVMAARDPFGFKPLSIGRLGKGYVFASETCALNQIGAEFIRDVRPGELVVADQTGLNSFAFADPSPEGLAQCVFEHVYFARPDSVVFGYNVHDIRCKLGLRLAQEYPVEADVVIAVPDSGNSAALGFARGSGIPLDYGFIRNHYIGRTFIMPKSGQRADSVDLKLAVVADVVRGKRVVVVDDSIVRGTTSRRRVSTLRAAGAREIHMRISSPPAAFPCFFGIDFATKTELIAAGKDTAEICKFIGADSLAYLSLEGLMSPFKNASDFCASCFCGKYKIDVSGVEGKEGLEKNSSVLSLNIPV